The Moorena producens PAL-8-15-08-1 genomic interval TTAAAGTATTATCCCCTTTCCTTGCAAAAGCCTCTCAATGATTCAAATTCGCCTCTTTATGTAGCTAACAACATGATGGTAAAACTGCCATCAGGAGATGACGCTCAACTGGCTACCTTAGATCCTTGGTCAACTTTGAATTTGGGGATAGATGAGATTCTGGGTCTCTCAGAGAGGTTGCTAAAAGAATATCAAATTCAACCAGACACAGTCACAGAAGCCACCTCTCCCTACACTCTCCAAAACCTGGGTTTCGTAGACTTTACCAAGATATTTTTGCAAGATACTGATATCCAGACGCCGGTGATCTTTGTACCCGGTTCCAAGCATTACTCCTTGCCCAAGGGAGCAGCCATCCTGGGTGTAGGAGCAAACCAAATGCGGAGCATTCCCCTTGATATCCATGGACGGATGAACTCTACTATTTTGGAAGAACAGATTGATCAGTGTCTAAGCGAAAAGCGGCCAGTGATCACGGTGGTAGGAGTACTTGGTACCACGGAAGAAGGAAACGTCGATCCACTCAAGACAGTTTTGGATCTACGGGATAATAAGTATCGCCCCCAAAACATTGAATTTGCTGTACATGCTGATGCGGCATGGGGTGGCTATTTTGCGGCGATGCTGGAAACGAAGGCTGTACCCGTCAGCACAGAGGCTGATGAACCAGTGCCTGTTCTGCCCATGAGCGATTATGTGTATGCACAATACGATAACCTTTACCGAACAGATACAGTTACAGTAGACCCTCATAAGACGGGTTACATGCCTTATCCAGCCGGGGCACTGTGCTATCGGAACATGTTGATGCGGAGTCTAATTGCCTTCGAGGCTCCCTACACCAATACCGGTGAAGGCTCTGAAGGACAAGATGAATATCTTTTAGGAACTTACGGCATTGAAGGGTCGAAACCCGGTGCCGCAGCAGCAGGAGTATACCTAAGCCATAAGGTTATCCCACCAGAACCCTCAGGATACGGCAAAATCCTTGGTCGAACCTTATACAACTGCAAAATGTTCCACTGGAAGCTGCTGGAGCTGAGTGAGTCAGCCCAAGGCTATGGCGTGTTTCCAGTACCAATAGAAGACCCAGAAGGACCAATTAGCAATTATGCCAGTAAAAAAGAATTCAGAGACAAGCTACGCAGCCTATTAGCTGGAAAGCGTCCTAAGGAGATCTTGAATGGTGAGCATACCGAAGCCCTAGAATTGCTGAAGGAGACAGGAGCAGACCTCAATATTCTCACTTATGCTTTTAATTTCAAGAACAGTGAGGGAAATTGGAACCAAGACTTAGAAGCAGCTAATGAATTCAATCGTAAGATCTATGATCGGATCAGTTTGAAGCTAGTGCTTCCAGAAGAAGAAGACGAAAATGTTAATGCCCAGTATAATGTGCTAGTTAGCACCACAGACTTTCAGAAAGATTATTACGGAGAAGAGTTTTTCAATAATTACAAACAACGGTTGTTACAACTTCCAGCTCCTGTAAATTCTGAACAAGATAAGGAAATCACCGTGATGCGATCAGTGGTCATGGATCCATGGATTGCTGAGAACTTAGATGGTAGTTGGTTCCTCGACACTATTATTGCGGAGTTAGATAAAGTGGTACTCCAAGTTCTTGCAGAAATGAACAACAGTTCTTCTTAACAGTTCTTCTGTTGTTTAAATGTTGTTTAAAAGTAAACATTAAGCTATCAGCAAATAGCTGAATATTGACCTAAAAAAAAGGGGGAGTCGGAACGGTTCCCCCTTGAAAATCCCCATTTTTATGTCAAAACTATAAAGATGATAACGAAAAAGGGAATAACTTGATTGAAAAACTTTATTAAATAATTCCTTTAGTTAAGTTATGTAACAGCTTTCACCGTTCAGGTTTGGTTAAGCTTTCAGGTTTGCTTAAGGATTCAGGTTTAAGCTACGGCAGGGGCAAAATGTTATAAAACTTCAAATTACGTTGCAACTCTTAACAAAAAAAAGCGCTTGAGATCACCAATACCCTGGTAAACTCATAAAGCAATATATAGCAATATATAGCAATCGTAATTGATTGGTGAAACTGACCCTGGGGCAAGGTGTTTCCTTGTGTCCCCTATGTGGGGAATCTTTCTGGTTTCACGAGCTGATCCCGATTGCTAGGTCATTGTCATTGGTTTGGGCTGGGTTGAGTGACCCGGATCTGTCCACACCAGGCCACCGAGAATGGTAAGCAACTATAACAAGCAAGCAAGAGCTTAAGATGGTAGATTCCCTTAAAAAACCTGATTTTGAAGAAATCCGACCCGGTGTAAAGGTTCCGGCGAAGGACACGCTCCTAACTCCCCGGTTCTACACTACTGACTTTGAAGCAATGGCGAAGATGGACCTCTCGCCTAATCAGGATGAACTGGAAGCCATCCTGGAAGAGTTTCGAGCGGACTACAATCGTCACCATTTTGTCCGGGATGAGGAGTTTAATCAATCCTGGAACCACATTGATGGGGAAAAACGCCGGTTATTTGTTGAGTTTCTGGAACGTTCCTGTACAGCGGAATTCTCTGGTTTCTTGCTCTACAAGGAATTGGGACGGCGCTTAAAGAATAAAAATCCTGTACTGGCAGAGTGCTTTAACCTGATGTCTCGTGATGAGGCACGTCATGCGGGATTCCTGAACAAGGCTATGTCAGATTTCAATCTACAGCTGGATTTGGGATTCCTGACAAAGAGCAAGAAGTACACCTTCTTTCAGCCCAAGTTTATTTTCTACGCTACTTATCTGTCTGAGAAGATTGGCTATTGGCGCTACATTACTATCTATCGCCATTTAGAAGCCAATCCTGAAGACCGAATCTATCCAATTTTCCGGTTCTTTGAAAACTGGTGTCAGGATGAAAACCGTCATGGGGATTTCTTTGATGCAATCATGAGAGCCCAGCCGAATACGCTGAATGATTGGCAGGCTA includes:
- a CDS encoding pyridoxal phosphate-dependent decarboxylase family protein, giving the protein MENYKGSGLKKLRKAVSKLAATRKTPKGKGQGKPKGKPIEEMLGGEGETERNVESWFLGPKGENAALFQELITQALSDHIDWRNNFHPEDPSPIPEEVKADEGFQQAVTLLRTELNELLTELRNSGPFFSMRYQGHMLWDQTLAGMAGYFAGMLYNQNNTAIEAAPFTTVLEVEAAKDICEMVGYQYDTEGIPEPWGHLTCGGSTANIEALWAARNLKYYPLSLQKPLNDSNSPLYVANNMMVKLPSGDDAQLATLDPWSTLNLGIDEILGLSERLLKEYQIQPDTVTEATSPYTLQNLGFVDFTKIFLQDTDIQTPVIFVPGSKHYSLPKGAAILGVGANQMRSIPLDIHGRMNSTILEEQIDQCLSEKRPVITVVGVLGTTEEGNVDPLKTVLDLRDNKYRPQNIEFAVHADAAWGGYFAAMLETKAVPVSTEADEPVPVLPMSDYVYAQYDNLYRTDTVTVDPHKTGYMPYPAGALCYRNMLMRSLIAFEAPYTNTGEGSEGQDEYLLGTYGIEGSKPGAAAAGVYLSHKVIPPEPSGYGKILGRTLYNCKMFHWKLLELSESAQGYGVFPVPIEDPEGPISNYASKKEFRDKLRSLLAGKRPKEILNGEHTEALELLKETGADLNILTYAFNFKNSEGNWNQDLEAANEFNRKIYDRISLKLVLPEEEDENVNAQYNVLVSTTDFQKDYYGEEFFNNYKQRLLQLPAPVNSEQDKEITVMRSVVMDPWIAENLDGSWFLDTIIAELDKVVLQVLAEMNNSSS
- the acsF gene encoding magnesium-protoporphyrin IX monomethyl ester (oxidative) cyclase; this translates as MVDSLKKPDFEEIRPGVKVPAKDTLLTPRFYTTDFEAMAKMDLSPNQDELEAILEEFRADYNRHHFVRDEEFNQSWNHIDGEKRRLFVEFLERSCTAEFSGFLLYKELGRRLKNKNPVLAECFNLMSRDEARHAGFLNKAMSDFNLQLDLGFLTKSKKYTFFQPKFIFYATYLSEKIGYWRYITIYRHLEANPEDRIYPIFRFFENWCQDENRHGDFFDAIMRAQPNTLNDWQAKLWSRFFLLSVFATMYLNDVQRYGFYASIGLDAREYDKHVIEKTNDTSGRVFPVILDVDHPEFYERLEICVRNNDKLRAIANSNTPKFLQLFQKLPLYMSNAWQLLKLYLIKPIDMTSKQGSMI